The following coding sequences are from one Manis pentadactyla isolate mManPen7 chromosome 13, mManPen7.hap1, whole genome shotgun sequence window:
- the LOC118919973 gene encoding olfactory receptor 2H2-like encodes MANNSFPGGFLLLGCSEWPQLEMVLFWVVILLYTIIIITNSAIILLSCVDPHLYTPMYFFLSNLSFLDLCFSTNAVPQMLSNLWGPDKTITYTGCVLQVCVLLCLGATEGVMLVVMAFDRYVAICRPLHYTIIMNRPLCWKLVLTAWLCGLLESVTQTPITFQLPFCAHHHLDDFLCQVPALIRLACTDTSASGLQMTISALLFTVVPVGLILTSYGFIAQALGKIQSEEGRQKAITTCSSHLTVVIILYGTVAMIYTDPENQLASKHGKFFTFFFTVVTPLLNPLIYTLRNKEVKGALQRLLRKGDSMRGKKNVIF; translated from the coding sequence ATGGCCAATAATAGTTTCCCAGGGGGCTTCCTCCTTCTGGGCTGCTCTGAGTGGCCTCAGCTGGAAATGGTTCTCTTCTGGGTTGTGATCCTCTTGTACACCATAATCATCATCACCAACTCAGCCATCATCTTGCTCTCCTGCGTGGACCCTCATCTctacacccccatgtacttcttcctcagcaaTCTCTCCTTCCTGGATCTTTGCTTCTCCACAAATGCTGTGCCCCAGATGTTGTCCAACCTGTGGGGGCCAGACAAGACCATCACCTACACAGGCTGTGTCCTCCAAGTCTGTGTGTTGCTCTGTCTTGGGGCCACAGAAGGCGTCATGCTGGTGGTGATGGCCTTTGACCGCTATGTCGCTATCTGCCGGCCCCTGCACTACACCATCATCATGAACCGTCCACTGTGCTGGAAGCTGGTGCTCACggcctggctgtgtggcctgCTGGAGTCTGTGACCCAAACCCCCATCACATTCCAGCTGCCCTTCTGTGCCCACCACCACCTGGATGACTTCCTGTGTCAGGTGCCTGCCCTCATACGCCTGGCGTGCACAGACACCTCAGCCAGTGGGTTGCAGATGACCATCTCTGCTCTCCTCTTCACCGTCGTGCCAGTGGGGTTGATCCTGACTTCCTACGGCTTCATAGCTCAAGCCTTGGGGAAAATCCAGTCTGAGGAGGGAAGGCAGAAGGCCATCActacctgctcctcccacctcaccGTGGTCATCATATTATATGGGACGGTGGCCATGATATACACAGACCCTGAGAACCAACTTGCTTCAAAACATGGCAAGTTCTTCACCTTCTTCTTCACTGTGGTTACACCACTGCTGAACCCCCTCATCTACACCCTGCGGAACAAAGAGGTGAAGGGAGCCCTGCAAAGACTCCTGAGGAAGGGGGACAGCATGAGGGGAAAGAAGAATGTGATATTTTGA